A DNA window from Comamonas sp. 26 contains the following coding sequences:
- a CDS encoding cobalt-precorrin-6A reductase: MTQVLLLGGTFDAYLLSTRLHEAGIQAIYSYAGATQTRRQPALPSRVGGFGGVEGLMTYLREQQISHVIDATHPFAAQMSRNAISACEALGVPLLSMERPAWQAQTGDQWTHVPDMAAAAAALPPGHKNVFLAIGRKQLSAFEGKAALHHFLLRVIDPVDVALPASSCTLLIARGPFQLEDELALLRQHAIACVVSKNAGGTDTYAKLEAARQLQIPVIMVERPRLPAREKCETPQQAMEWLKRWH; the protein is encoded by the coding sequence ACCCGCCTGCATGAAGCCGGTATCCAAGCCATTTATTCGTATGCCGGTGCCACGCAGACTCGCCGTCAACCCGCCCTGCCCAGCCGGGTGGGCGGGTTTGGCGGCGTCGAAGGCTTGATGACCTATCTTCGGGAGCAGCAAATCAGCCATGTGATTGATGCCACCCATCCGTTTGCCGCGCAGATGAGTCGTAATGCCATTTCCGCCTGCGAGGCGCTGGGTGTTCCGCTGCTGTCCATGGAGCGCCCGGCCTGGCAAGCCCAAACCGGTGATCAATGGACGCATGTGCCCGATATGGCCGCCGCCGCTGCAGCGCTGCCCCCCGGGCACAAAAATGTTTTCCTGGCCATTGGTCGCAAGCAGTTGTCGGCCTTTGAGGGCAAGGCCGCACTGCATCACTTTTTGCTGCGCGTCATTGACCCGGTGGATGTGGCTCTGCCTGCATCCAGCTGCACGTTGTTGATTGCGCGTGGCCCGTTTCAGCTGGAAGACGAACTGGCTCTGCTGCGGCAGCACGCCATAGCCTGCGTGGTCAGCAAAAATGCGGGCGGCACAGACACCTATGCCAAGCTCGAAGCAGCAAGGCAGCTGCAGATTCCCGTCATCATGGTCGAGCGCCCCCGCTTGCCGGCGCGCGAGAAATGCGAGACTCCGCAGCAAGCCATGGAATGGTTGAAGCGTTGGCACTGA